From the genome of Ziziphus jujuba cultivar Dongzao chromosome 6, ASM3175591v1, one region includes:
- the LOC132803946 gene encoding disease resistance protein RUN1-like, protein MASSSSSSSSQFSSISSEKKHEIQEKYDVFLSFRGEDTRNTFASYLYAALSANQISTFMDDHELERGDEISPTLRKAIEESNIWVIILSENYASSTWCLDELVHILECKKKNKQSVVMPIFYGVEPSTVRKQKGSYGAAFAQLEDRFRDNMEKVHQWKAVLTQVADLCGLDSKEFRPENKLIQQIVEDVSKKLPKYLSSTTTTHINGHLIGIEKKIKEIESKLCIGSKDVRIIGIWGMGGIGKTTLASVLFQRLSYSKFEGHYFLWNVREEYARYGPDYLRKKLLLGLLNHEAILRMDSPFVASPFIHNKLRRKKVLMVLDDVGTSVQLEALVEGYDQLAPGSRIIITTRNVQVLKKVTGNIYKVEGLNHSDSLELFHLNTFGKKTFARDRYEMLSIRVASYANGNPLALKVLGCFLHSKSKEEWEAAINKLQKVPNPQIQDVLRISYEGLDDKETQNLFLDLACLFSRHFTRDHVESILDFDDSFVKTGIRILIHKSLIESSDSPLDNELRMHDLLRQMGQAIVRNEHKEPGNCSRLWDAKDICQILERSTVSAKQIHH, encoded by the exons atggcttcttcttcttcttcttcttcttctcaattttcatcAATCTCTTCTGAAAAAAAGCATgagattcaagaaaaatatgatgTGTTTCTCAGTTTCCGAGGTGAGGACACACGCAATACATTTGCTAGCTATCTCTATGCAGCTTTATCAGCAAACCAAATCTCCACTTTCATGGATGATCATGAACTTGAGAGAGGTGATGAAATCTCACCCACACTTCGCAAAGCGATCGAGGAATCCAATATCTGGGTTATCATTCTCTCCGAAAATTATGCTTCGTCtacatggtgtttggatgagCTGGTTCATATTCTtgaatgcaagaaaaaaaacaagCAGAGTGTTGTTATGCCCATCTTTTACGGTGTAGAGCCATCCACTGTAAGAAAACAAAAGGGGAGCTATGGAGCTGCATTTGCTCAACTCGAAGATCGGTTCAGGGACAATATGGAGAAGGTGCATCAATGGAAGGCTGTTTTAACACAAGTAGCCGATCTATGCGGGCTGGATTCCAAGGAATTCAG GCCtgagaataaattaattcaaCAAATTGTTGAAGATGTTTCAAAGAAATTGCCTAAATATCTTTCATCAACTACGACTACGCATATTAATGGACACCTCAttggaattgaaaaaaagaTCAAGGAAATTGAATCAAAATTATGTATTGGCTCAAAAGATGTTCGAATTATAGGCATATGGGGCATGGGAGGTATTGGTAAGACCACCCTTGCAAGTGTTTTATTTCAAAGATTATCATATTCGAAGTTTGAAGGTCATTACTTTCTTTGGAATGTTAGGGAAGAATATGCAAGATATGGACCGGATTATTTGAGAAAGAAACTTCTGTTGGGGTTATTAAATCATGAAGCTATTTTAAGGATGGATTCACCATTTGTAGCATCACCTTTTATTCATAACAAATTACGCCGTAAAAAGGTCCTCATGGTTTTAGATGATGTTGGTACTTCAGTCCAATTAGAAGCATTAGTTGAAGGGTATGATCAGCTTGCCCCTGGAAGTAGAATCATTATTACAACTAGAAATGTGCAAGTGCTTAAGAAAGTAACTGGAAATATTTACAAGGTTGAAGGATTAAATCATAGCGATTCCCTTGAGCTTTTCCATTTGAatacttttggaaaaaaaacTTTTGCAAGAGATCGTTATGAAATGCTATCAATAAGAGTGGCCAGTTATGCAAATGGAAATCCATTAGCTCTTAAGGTTTTGGGTTGTTTCCTTCACTCCAAAAGCAAAGAAGAATGGGAAGCTGCAATAAACAAACTACAAAAAGTTCCTAACCCTCAAATTCAGGATGTGCTGAGAATAAGTTACGAGGGACTAGATGATAAAGAGACTCAGAATCTATTTCTTGACCTCGCATGTTTGTTCAGTCGGCATTTTACAAGAGATCATGTAGAAAGCATATTAGATTTCGATGATTCATTTGTGAAAACAGGAATAAGAATTCTCATTCATAAGTCTTTGATTGAAAGTAGTGACAGTCCCTTAGACAATGAGCTAAGGATGCATGATTTGTTACGACAAATGGGTCAGGCAATTGTGCGTAACGAACATAAAGAACCTGGTAATTGTAGTAGGTTGTGGGATGCCAAGGATATCTGCCAAATATTGGAACGAAGTACGGTAAGTGCAAAACAAATTCATCATTGA
- the LOC132804066 gene encoding disease resistance-like protein DSC1 yields MYNLRILKIYCDNIGDNNFKLLIPQSLDSYDLSNQLRYFQWDLYTLKSLPSKLSPENLVELVLRGSHVKKLWNNKIQSLPILRRIDLSYSRFLTELPDLSQAPNLESINLEGCTNLVQVLSPLQNLQKLTYLNLSGCSNLRDFKEISRSTGYMDLVKSGDIKNLLSNICQLKFTSLKGFMQSFTNNLTLYSSQAHVSHKFPKNLTNLHLRGTSIEEVPSSIWCLSGLAQLDLGDCQRLKSLPTSICELKSLESIDLSGCLGLEKFPEILEPMENLKKIFISRAGLLKGLPETIENLISLTTLSIQLCEGIENLPNNLCNLRKLRLMNFDGCSNLEKLPPFPPALEGLDVQYCRRLKSLPELPSSCVNLDASYCTSLDKISNWRAPFLGLHHSEMSTWKKSSLSSWFSFYGCQKLDHNTRNNIAIECAVIRVLSAADFKEDEGYISLKMCYPGDEIPKWFTNQTPGTSMNIMLPPYWNNDNFLGLALCVVFDRKKFEPFLYVNIECKLTFKTTDDEHSHEFDDGLRLNHGIISPDHMFIWSVSKSFLQNSKLIGLSWPCTCSTEASIHFQRTFFDLEDFGVDNWGSEHCEIKKCGIWLVYKEDIERFDAETKSKRKRSFDEYCEASGSCEVVDSHQDDDDDQSHHMINSKKFKSM; encoded by the exons ATGTACAATCTACGaattctcaaaatttattgtgACAATATTGGTGACAATAACTTCAAACTATTAATTCCTCAGAGCCTTGATTCTTATGATCTTTCTAATCAGCTAAGATATTTTCAGTGGGATTTGTACACTTTGAAATCATTGCCATCAAAACTTTCTCCTGAGAATCTTGTTGAATTGGTATTACGAGGCAGTCATGTTAAGAAACTTTGGAATAATAAAATTCAG TCTCTTCCGATACTAAGGAGGATCGATCTTAGTTATTCCAGGTTTCTTACTGAGCTACCAGATCTGTCTCAAGCTCCAAATCTTGAAAGCATAAATCTCGAAGGTTGTACAAATTTGGTTCAAGTTCTTTCACCTCTTCAGAATCTTCAGAAGCTTACTTATCTGAATTTGAGTGGCTGCTCCAACCTTAGAGATTTTAAAGAGATATCAAGGAGTACAGGGTACATGGATCTTGTAAAGAGTGGAGACATTAAGAACCTTCTAAGCAACATTTGTCAGCTGAAGTTCACATCTCTCAAAGGTTTTATGCAAAGTTTTACAAACAATTTAACTCTCTACTCATCTCAAGCCCACGTTTCTCATAAATTTCCGaaaaatttaactaatttaCATTTGCGTGGGACAAGTATAGAAGAAGTACCCTCGTCAATTTGGTGTCTCTCGGGTCTTGCTCAATTAGATTTGGGTGATTGCCAAAGACTTAAAAGTCTTCCAACCAGCATCTGTGAGTTGAAATCTCTTGAATCGATAGATTTATCTGGTTGTTTAGGACTAGAAAAATTTCCGGAAATTTTAGAGCCTATGGAGAActtgaaaaaaattttcattagcAGAGCAGGGCTGCTTAAAGGGTTACCAGAGACCATTGAAAATCTAATTTCTCTCACAACATTATCTATACAATTGTGTGAGGGCATTGAGAATCTCCCAAACAATCTGTGTAATTTAAGGAAACTTCGGTTGATGAACTTCGATGGTTGTTCAAACCTGGAAAAACTGCCTCCCTTTCCACCTGCTTTGGAAGGCTTGGATGTACAATATTGTAGGAGACTGAAATCATTACCAGAGCTTCCATCATCTTGTGTTAATCTGGATGCAAGCTACTGTACATCATtggataaaatatcaaattggaGGGCGCCATTCCTAGGCCTACACCACTCAGAAATGTCTACTTGGAAGAAATCATCACTAAGTAGTTGGTTTAGCTTTTATGGTTGTCAAAAATTGGATCATAATACACGCAACAACATAGCCATTGAATGTGCAGTAATTAGAGTTCTGTCTGCTGCAGATTTTAAAGAAGATgag GGCTACATATCTCTTAAGATGTGTTATCCaggagatgaaattccaaagtggTTCACCAATCAAACTCCAGGAACTTCAATGAATATTATGCTTCCTCCATACTGGAATAATGACAACTTCTTGGGTTTGGCTCTCTGCGTTGTTTTTGATCGCAAGAAATTTGAGCCTTTTTTATATGTTAACATCGAATGCAAACTCACTTTCAAAACCACCGATGATGAGCATTCTCATGAATTTGATGATGGTTTGAGACTTAATCACGGCATCATTAGTCCAGATCACATGTTCATATGGTCAGTATCAAAATCATTTTTGCAAAATTCGAAATTGATTGGACTAAGTTGGCCCTGTACTTGTAGCACTGAGGCATCAATTCATTTCCAACGTACGTTCTTCGATCTTGAAGATTTTGGAGTTGACAACTGGGGAAGTGAACATTGTGAGATAAAGAAGTGTGGGATATGGTTGGTATACAAGGAAGATATAGAGAGATTTGATGCAGAAACTAAAAGTAAGAGAAAGAGAAGCTTTGATGAATATTGTGAAGCAAGTGGAAGCTGTGAAGTTGTTGACTCTCATCAGGATGATGACGATGATCAATCGCATCATATGATTAATTCAAAGAAATTCAAGTCGATGTGA